One Companilactobacillus heilongjiangensis genomic window, GCTTCAGGCAAAATATCATCGAGAGTTTCGCCCTTTGCTAGTCTTTCTTTAAATTCTGGAGTCTTAGCTTTAAGTTCTTCGTCAGAAAGTTTGCTGTAAGCATCAGCATAGCTTTCAATCTTATCGGCAATTTTGCCCATACGTTTAACTTCTCTTTTATCGCTTTCGACCCATCTTCTTAGTGGATTTGCCATATTAATATATCTCTCCTAAGTGTTATAAACATACTCTTAATAGTAGCATTTTTTTTTAGACTTTTAAACTTAATATAAATTAAACAGACTTTTCAGGATTACAATGATACACCATTTCTAAAATCTTTGTGTTAAGAAAGCTTTACAAACGCACTTCCGGAGTACAAAAAAAGCCGAGACAGTAAGGCCGCCTCAGCTTTAAATTTATTTTTTTATTCGTTTGTTTCAATCAGACCATATTTGCCATCATTACGTTTGTATACGATACTGGCTCCATTTGTTTCTGAATCTTCAAAAATGAAGAATTCGTGGCCAAGCATTTCCATTTGTAGAACAGCTTCTTCAGCATCCATTGGCTTCAATGATAGACGCTTTGTTCTAACGATTTGTGACTTATCCTCATCTGTGTCATCAGGTGTGACATCATCCAAAGGAATATCCTTTAGACTGCCGCCTTCACGACTCTTACGGTTGACACGTGTCTTGAATTTCTTAACTTGTCTTTCAAGCTTGTCAACAACGAGATCGATACCTGCGTACAAATCATCGTTCAATTCTTCAG contains:
- the hpf gene encoding ribosome hibernation-promoting factor, HPF/YfiA family, with product MLTINVRGENIEVTSSIREYVEKRISKMEKYFSDESNPIAHVNLKTYPSKGTKVEVTIPLPYITLRAEELNDDLYAGIDLVVDKLERQVKKFKTRVNRKSREGGSLKDIPLDDVTPDDTDEDKSQIVRTKRLSLKPMDAEEAVLQMEMLGHEFFIFEDSETNGASIVYKRNDGKYGLIETNE